The sequence CTGGATCCGCACAACCATACCGCCCACGTGATCCAGGGCTCGCTGCTCGCCACGGACGGAGAATTCCGGGAAGCGCTGGAGGCTTTCGAACGCAGTCTCCCCTTCCTCAATCCGCTGGATCGGGAAGTCTTCTTCCCGATGTATCTCTTCTTCCTCTCGCACAGCCCGGACAAGACGGCGGAAGAAGTTGCGGCGATTCACCGCAGCCTTGGCGCCGCACTGACCGCCGAACTCACGCCACTGGTGCGTGAAGCCTCGAGTTTCGCCAACGAGCGAGATCCGCAGCGCCCCCTGCGCGTGGGCTTCGTTTCGGGCGACTTGCGCAACCACGCCGTCCTGCACTTCGTGGAGCCGACCTTGCAGGGCTTAGATCGAACACAGTTCATTCCAGTCGCCTACTCCACCTTGGCCAAGGAAGACAACGTCACGCCCTGGGCCAAGACCTTGTTCGCCGGATGGCGTGACGTGGCACGGTTCAGCGAAGAGGAGCTGCGCGAGCAAGTCATCGCCGACAGCATCGACATCCTGGTCGATCTTTCCGGCTACACCGCCCTCAATCGCCTGCGTACCTTCGCCATGCGCGCGGCGCCCGTGCAGGCAAGCTGGATCGGTTATCCGAACACCACCGGTCTGAAGTCGATGGACTACTACTTCGGCGACGCCGCCTTCACCCCGCCCGCCACGGACGCGCTATTCACCGAGAAGCTCGTGCGCTTGCCGGTGGTGGCCGGTTTCGCGCCCTACCCCGATCTGCCGCCACTGGCGGAGCCGCCCTGCATCCGCAAGGGCCATATAACTTTCGGCACCTTTAACCGCCGACTCAAGCTCACCGGCGAAGTGCTCGATACCTGGGCCGCGATCCTGCGTGCCCTGCCTGATGCCCATTTCATCTTCGCGGCCATCGACCGCCAACGTGAGATCGCCACCCTGCAAGCGCAGCTCAAGGCGCGCGGGGTCTCTGCTGATCGCCTGAGCTTTCTGCGGCGCGCACCGTCCGCCGAGTACCTGCGCCGTCACGAAGACATGGACATGATCCTCGACGCTTTCCCCTACAGCGGCGGCACCACCACGCGGCACGCGCTGTGGATGGGCGTGCCGACCCTCACCTGTACTGGACCCAGCGTTCCGCAGAACCAGGGCGCGAACTTCCTGATCGACGTCGGTCTGTCACAACTCGTGGTCGATTCCCCGGCCGCGATGGTCGAACGCGCGATCGAGCTCTCCCGCGACCCACAGGCTTTGCGCCACATGCGCCTGGGCATGCGCGACCGGCTGGATGCCAGTGGCCAACGGGATATCGCCGCACTGGGTGCCGCTTTCGGGAAAGCGCTGCGCCATATGTGGACCCAGTGGTGCGCGGGCGCTGCACCCGCCGCTTTCGAGGTAAGCAATGACTGAAGAGAACGCACCGCTCTATGTCACCCAGCCGATGCTGGCGCCGCTGGAAGAGTTCATCCCGTATCTGGAGGATATCTGGGAGTCCAAGTGGCTCACCAACGGCGGCAAGTACCACGCTGCGCTCGAAGCGGAGCTTTGCCGCTTCCTGGGCGTGGAGCACCTGTCCCTATTCTCCAACGGCACGCTCGCCCTGATCGTGGCACTGCAGAATTTGCGGATCACGGGCGAGGTGATCACTACCCCGTATTCCTTCGTCGCCACTGCGCACTCGCTGCTCTGGAACGGGATCAAACCGGTGTTCGTGGATATCGACCCACATACCTTCACGCTCGACCCCAAGCTCATCGAAGCCGCGATCACACCGCAGACCACGGCCATCCTGCCAGTGCACTGCTATGGCTATCCCTGCGACGTGGAGGCGATCCAGCGCGTCGCCGACACCTACGGCTTGCGGGTGATCTACGACGCCGCCCACGCCTTCGCGCTGGAGCAGAACGGCCGCTCGGTGCTCGCGCACGGCGACGCTTCGATCCTGAGCTTTCATGCGACCAAGGTGTTCAACACCTTCGAGGGCGGCGCGATCATCTGCCCCGACGCCAAACAGAAAAAGCGCATCGACTACCTGAAGAACTTCGGCTTCGCGGATGAAGTCACCGTCGTCGCGCCCGGCATCAACGGCAAGATGAACGAGGTGCAGGCCGCGTTCGGTCTGGTCCAGCTCAAGCATTTCGCAAACGCCATCGCGGCACGCCAGAAGGTCGATGCGCATTACCGCGCGGCGCTCGCTGACATCCCCGGCATCACGGTGCCCGCGACGCCCGCCGTGAGCCGGCCGAACTACAGCTACTTCAGCATCCTGGTCGATCCGTCCTTCCCGATCACGCGCGACGCGCTGTTCCAGCGCTTCCGTGATCGCAACATCGTGGTGCGCCGATACTTCTATCCACTGATCACCGACTTCCCGATGTACCGCGGCCTGCCGAGCGCGGATCCGGCGCGCCTGCCGGTCGCGCGCCGGGTTGCCGACAGCGTGCTCTGCCTGCCGATCCATCCGCACATGGACGAGAACGATGCGGCCCGCGTGGTGGAGGTCATCCGTGAGGCTGCCCGTTCATGACGCGTCGCCTCATCGTGGCCGGCGCGGGCGGCTTCGCGACCGAACTGGTCGAATACCTGTTGCAGGACATCGCCGCAGGGCACCTGCAGGGTTGTGAAGTCGCAGGCGTGCTGGACGACTTTCCTGACCGCTTCTATTCCAAGTCCGGACTCGAGGTCCCCTTGCTCGGCGGCATCCAGGATTACGCGTTCAGGGCCGACGAATACGCGCTGGTCGCCCTGGGTACACCACGAGATCGGAGCACGGTGGTCGCCCGTCTCAAACAGAACGGCGCGCGCTTCTTCACCTATGTGCATTCGAGCTGCTACCTCGCCCGTAACGCACGCCTTGGCGAAGGCGTGGTCGCCTGCCCGAACGCGATCATCAACGCGAATGCCGAGGTCGCCGACCATGTGGCGTTGAACATCGCCAGCAGCGTCGGCCACGGAGCGGTCGTCGGCGCGTTCTCGGTGCTGTCACCGTTCGCGGCGCTCAACGGCAATGCGCGCATCGGCGAGCGCTGCTTCCTGAGTACGCGCGCGACGGTGTTCCCGCGCGTGAGCCTCGGTA is a genomic window of Niveibacterium sp. SC-1 containing:
- a CDS encoding tetratricopeptide repeat protein → MTSQGRSKSKARFDEALAAHQAGDLAAARRSYEALLRSDPRHFGATHMLGVVNAQEEQLEAARSLLKRAVQLDMCSAEARYNLGVVEARFGETASARTEYERALNIDSRHLKARFNLARLLIDAGDLAAAEAHLRTLLEQDPRYPGASRNLGGALKELRRYPEAIASYRKALELTPEDPNLMSDISAALSGMRLAPEAEKWASIALRLKPDLSAALNNLGVARRLMDDIDGAMEQFRLSTESDPLNVAAIVNRASLLVRFDRDIDVAGELTRRALELDPHNHTAHVIQGSLLATDGEFREALEAFERSLPFLNPLDREVFFPMYLFFLSHSPDKTAEEVAAIHRSLGAALTAELTPLVREASSFANERDPQRPLRVGFVSGDLRNHAVLHFVEPTLQGLDRTQFIPVAYSTLAKEDNVTPWAKTLFAGWRDVARFSEEELREQVIADSIDILVDLSGYTALNRLRTFAMRAAPVQASWIGYPNTTGLKSMDYYFGDAAFTPPATDALFTEKLVRLPVVAGFAPYPDLPPLAEPPCIRKGHITFGTFNRRLKLTGEVLDTWAAILRALPDAHFIFAAIDRQREIATLQAQLKARGVSADRLSFLRRAPSAEYLRRHEDMDMILDAFPYSGGTTTRHALWMGVPTLTCTGPSVPQNQGANFLIDVGLSQLVVDSPAAMVERAIELSRDPQALRHMRLGMRDRLDASGQRDIAALGAAFGKALRHMWTQWCAGAAPAAFEVSND
- a CDS encoding DegT/DnrJ/EryC1/StrS family aminotransferase; this translates as MTEENAPLYVTQPMLAPLEEFIPYLEDIWESKWLTNGGKYHAALEAELCRFLGVEHLSLFSNGTLALIVALQNLRITGEVITTPYSFVATAHSLLWNGIKPVFVDIDPHTFTLDPKLIEAAITPQTTAILPVHCYGYPCDVEAIQRVADTYGLRVIYDAAHAFALEQNGRSVLAHGDASILSFHATKVFNTFEGGAIICPDAKQKKRIDYLKNFGFADEVTVVAPGINGKMNEVQAAFGLVQLKHFANAIAARQKVDAHYRAALADIPGITVPATPAVSRPNYSYFSILVDPSFPITRDALFQRFRDRNIVVRRYFYPLITDFPMYRGLPSADPARLPVARRVADSVLCLPIHPHMDENDAARVVEVIREAARS
- a CDS encoding acetyltransferase yields the protein MTRRLIVAGAGGFATELVEYLLQDIAAGHLQGCEVAGVLDDFPDRFYSKSGLEVPLLGGIQDYAFRADEYALVALGTPRDRSTVVARLKQNGARFFTYVHSSCYLARNARLGEGVVACPNAIINANAEVADHVALNIASSVGHGAVVGAFSVLSPFAALNGNARIGERCFLSTRATVFPRVSLGNDCTVDVHSYAKASTEDGMIITHRGTYQVLENRML